A region of the Paracoccaceae bacterium genome:
TGGACCGAAAGCTACCAGCCCGGCCCTGCCAGCGTTGCCGGCCTGGATGACGCGGCCCGCGACGAGCTGCTGGCGCTGTTCCCGATGCTGCGGCGGGGCGAACGCATCGCCGCCGCCCGTGCCACACTGAAGGCGCATGAGGCGCGGCTAGTCCTGGCGGCCTGAGCGGTCGCGGAAGGCGGCCCAATCCTCGGGCGTGTCGAGGTCGAGGATCGCGTGGTCGCCGGGAAGCACGACGGGCCGCAGGCGGTCGCGATGCGCCGCGATCACGGATCGGCCCCCCTCGTCACCGGACAGGGCCATCAATGCCGGAACCAGGTCGGCCGGAAAGATGACCGGGTGGCCGGGCTGTCCGTCGGCCGTGGAGCCCCGCAGGATCATTCCCGGCGCTTCGGCGAAGGCCGCGCACATCACCGCCAGGTCGCGCGAGGTGATCGCCGGCATGTCCGCAGGCAAGATCATCACCCCGGCCGCCCCAGGTGCCGCAACCGCAAGACCCCGGCGCAACGAGGCTGTCATGCCAAGCCGGGCATCCTTTGCTACCGCAACCGTCACCGCAAGGTCGGCAAGCACGGCGGCGCGCTCGGGACGATCCGGCGGCACGATCACGACCGTCGGCGCGCCCGTTGCGACGGCCTGCTGCGCGACATGCCGAAGGACGGGTTGACCGCCGACACGTTCCAGCAGCTTGTCGCGCCCGCGCATCCGCGACGAGGCACCGGCTGCAAGGATCAGGATCGCCACCTCGGGACGCATCACGTGTTTCCGGTGGGGCAGGGCGCGGCGCCCCGCCCTTCAGAAGGCAAGGGTAAGTCGCACGCCATTGCGGGGCAAGGTCACGCCCGCATCCGTCCGCCGTCATCCCAGATCGGTGCCAGATGGACCCGCGCCGGGCGACGGTCACCCAGGATCTCGATTTCTGCCGTCTGGCCATCCTGCAGGCGATCGGCAGGCAGGAAGCCATAGGCAACC
Encoded here:
- a CDS encoding nucleotidyltransferase family protein, with the translated sequence MRPEVAILILAAGASSRMRGRDKLLERVGGQPVLRHVAQQAVATGAPTVVIVPPDRPERAAVLADLAVTVAVAKDARLGMTASLRRGLAVAAPGAAGVMILPADMPAITSRDLAVMCAAFAEAPGMILRGSTADGQPGHPVIFPADLVPALMALSGDEGGRSVIAAHRDRLRPVVLPGDHAILDLDTPEDWAAFRDRSGRQD